A stretch of Thermotoga sp. SG1 DNA encodes these proteins:
- a CDS encoding ATP-dependent Clp protease ATP-binding subunit, whose product MRNLNDKMKDIFEKSVEDLKDRNQNLLRPEHILLQILYDENDVTKILEELNVNTEEIADELEGYIDSQYGIFYGFSDQVYVSRELSYILELARKEARLFKQKDVGPLHFLLGLLRDGSTHAARVLKKYGVDYEKVLQKVKEHEEEFVDKQSPITAFATDLTKLAKEGKIGPIIGREKEIERVIEILMRRTKNNPILIGDPGVGKTAIVEGLAQRIVEGKVPDPLKGVRVLMVDLGRMIAGTKYRGEFEERLKSFLDEVMKQKEKTILFIDEIHTIVGAGAAEGAMDAANMLKPALARGEIRVIGATTLDEYRKHIEKDKALARRFQPVLVKEPSVEETIEILKGLKRVYEEHHKVKIEDEAIEAAAKLSARYITDRFLPDKAIDLLDEAAARVKLGFSKQKKDEARLQELERKIKELENRIDELTVRSQYKEVADLKKELFKLKSEYEALKSGRPVVTAEKIAEVVESWSGVPVSRIVESEKEKLLKLEEIIHQRLVDQEEAVRVVADAIRKARAGIKDPNRPVGTFLFLGPTGVGKTELAKTLAEVLFGSENALIRIDMSEYMEKHAVSKLIGAPPGYVGYEEGGQLTEAVRRGPYSVILLDEIEKAHPDVFNILLQIMDDGRLTDAKGNVVDFKNTIIIMTSNIASDLILNFVREGKSFEEIEEKVREELKHYFRPEFINRIDHVVVFKPLTKEHMKQIVEIMLKRLEGRLKDKSIRLTITDAAKEYLAEKGYDPTFGARPLRRLIEREIETPLARMIIAGEVKEGQTVRVDFNGEKLILEVAREIEKVS is encoded by the coding sequence GGATCTCAAAGACAGAAACCAGAATTTACTTAGACCTGAGCACATTCTCCTTCAGATCCTGTACGACGAAAACGACGTCACAAAGATACTGGAAGAACTCAATGTGAACACGGAAGAGATTGCCGACGAACTGGAGGGTTACATCGATTCCCAGTACGGGATATTCTATGGATTTTCCGATCAGGTGTACGTTTCCAGAGAGCTTTCGTACATCCTGGAACTGGCAAGGAAGGAAGCCAGGCTCTTCAAGCAGAAAGACGTGGGGCCTCTGCACTTCCTCCTGGGCCTTCTGAGGGATGGTTCAACGCATGCAGCGCGCGTTCTCAAAAAGTATGGAGTGGACTACGAAAAGGTGCTTCAGAAAGTGAAAGAGCACGAAGAGGAGTTTGTGGATAAGCAATCACCGATCACGGCGTTTGCCACAGATCTGACGAAGCTTGCCAAGGAAGGAAAGATCGGTCCCATCATAGGAAGGGAAAAAGAAATCGAGCGCGTGATAGAGATCTTGATGAGGCGAACGAAGAACAATCCAATACTCATCGGAGATCCTGGAGTGGGGAAAACGGCCATCGTGGAAGGACTTGCTCAGAGGATCGTGGAGGGGAAAGTACCCGATCCTTTAAAAGGTGTGCGTGTGTTGATGGTCGATCTTGGTAGGATGATAGCGGGTACCAAGTACAGAGGTGAGTTCGAAGAAAGGCTAAAATCCTTCCTCGACGAAGTGATGAAACAGAAAGAAAAAACCATTCTGTTCATCGATGAAATCCATACCATAGTCGGAGCGGGAGCAGCTGAAGGGGCAATGGATGCGGCCAACATGTTGAAACCCGCCCTTGCCCGAGGTGAAATCAGGGTCATAGGAGCAACCACACTGGATGAATACAGAAAGCACATAGAAAAGGACAAAGCACTCGCCAGAAGATTTCAGCCGGTTTTGGTGAAGGAACCCAGTGTGGAGGAAACGATAGAGATCCTGAAAGGCCTCAAGAGGGTTTATGAAGAACATCATAAGGTCAAAATAGAAGATGAAGCAATAGAGGCTGCCGCGAAGCTTTCTGCAAGGTACATAACAGACAGATTCCTCCCGGACAAGGCAATCGACCTGCTGGATGAAGCAGCTGCGAGGGTGAAACTGGGCTTCTCAAAACAGAAAAAGGATGAGGCAAGGCTTCAGGAACTCGAAAGAAAGATAAAAGAACTTGAGAACAGAATCGACGAGCTCACCGTGAGGTCCCAGTACAAAGAAGTTGCAGATCTCAAGAAGGAACTTTTCAAACTGAAGAGCGAATACGAAGCCCTGAAGAGTGGAAGGCCGGTCGTCACAGCAGAGAAAATAGCGGAAGTTGTGGAATCCTGGTCTGGAGTACCTGTGTCCAGAATAGTGGAGTCGGAGAAAGAGAAGTTGCTCAAACTTGAAGAGATCATACACCAGAGACTGGTGGATCAGGAAGAGGCCGTCAGAGTTGTGGCGGATGCCATAAGAAAAGCACGTGCGGGGATAAAAGATCCAAACAGACCTGTTGGAACGTTCCTCTTTTTGGGACCAACGGGTGTTGGAAAAACAGAGCTTGCAAAAACACTCGCCGAGGTGCTCTTTGGAAGTGAAAACGCCCTCATTCGAATCGACATGAGTGAGTACATGGAAAAGCACGCCGTTTCCAAACTGATAGGAGCACCACCGGGTTACGTAGGATACGAAGAAGGTGGTCAGCTCACAGAGGCTGTGAGAAGAGGACCGTACAGCGTGATCCTGCTCGACGAGATAGAAAAGGCTCATCCAGATGTTTTTAACATACTGCTTCAGATCATGGATGATGGTAGACTGACCGATGCCAAAGGAAACGTCGTGGATTTTAAAAACACGATCATAATAATGACGAGTAACATAGCAAGCGATCTTATCTTGAACTTCGTCAGAGAAGGCAAAAGCTTCGAGGAGATCGAAGAGAAAGTGAGAGAAGAGTTGAAACACTACTTCAGACCGGAGTTCATAAACAGGATAGACCACGTGGTCGTGTTCAAACCACTCACCAAGGAACATATGAAACAGATAGTGGAGATCATGTTGAAAAGACTCGAAGGTCGTTTGAAGGACAAAAGTATAAGACTGACCATCACCGATGCAGCAAAAGAGTACCTTGCAGAAAAGGGGTATGACCCAACCTTCGGAGCAAGACCGTTGAGAAGACTCATTGAAAGGGAGATAGAGACACCTCTGGCTAGGATGATCATAGCAGGCGAGGTCAAAGAAGGTCAGACGGTAAGAGTAGACTTCAACGGTGAAAAACTGATACTCGAGGTTGCAAGAGAGATCGAGAAGGTGAGTTGA